A genomic region of Planctomycetota bacterium contains the following coding sequences:
- a CDS encoding c-type cytochrome: MVASRWFPVSQITVASSALAGVLAAAVVCTSAVAAEPAAKPAPPAAPEAVDNQDFSAELPRLAPVEPADAIKTFQLKSEVRIEQVVAEPLIASPVAVAWDENCNLYVCEMRGYSEKRDEKLSRIRCLHDDNGDGRYDRAEVFADNLLWPTALACWDGGLFVGDAPNIYYLKDTDGDGRADRREVVYTGFAVTNVQGLLNTFLWTFDNRIHGSASSTGGEITRPDDPKFKALNLRGRDFDFDPRTRDIRATSGGAQHGMSFDNFGTKFVSSNSDHIQQVMFEDRYASRNPYLSVPSARVSVAADGPQAEVYRASPVEPWRVVRTRLRVSGAVKGAVEGGGRAAGYFTGATGVTIYRGSILPPEFAGLAIVADVGSNLVHRKRLSLEGLQYKAERMDQQSELLTSTDIWFRPVQFTNGPEGALYVIDMYREMIEHPGSIPEVIKKHLDTSSGQDRGRLYRIVPPGFKPGPLPKLGKATTNELVNLLAHKNAWHRETAARLLYERQDKQASLMIIASLFVSEDPVYSIQGMYTLAGLDRLDPFILISGMINKNEHVRRHAIRLSEAKFAKSPELAAAILKLVDDPSMLVRYQLAFTLGYLPATERRGPLTQLAKRDGGDRWMRVAIQSSLADDAAPVLADLLADAEVRQSTAIRPLLISLATQVSRRNRADEVALVANALKAVPAGELAIGKVIARGMMDGRGGEARRQLFGSDGSTPLIDMRSTLAAASTTALDAKLALAKRTEAISWFSMGELSAALAIAPQLLDSKQPAEVQLAMISALDEFREGEVARPVIAQWSALSPRVKSAALDMLMTRSDRVGLLLDAVEAEQFPAHEIDPAHAARLMSGNDPRKRPKAQQLLSATKVARRQDVVDAYRGVLKMSGDPARGKLVFGKICATCHRAENVGFEIGPNLSTMKSRGPEAILLNVLDPSREVNPQFVNYVCLTTDGRSLAGMLASETATSVTLKRAENQQDTVLRIDIDELRGTGASIMPEGLEKQIDQQSMADVIAYIMQLP; this comes from the coding sequence ATGGTTGCGTCGCGCTGGTTCCCGGTCTCGCAAATCACTGTAGCGTCGTCCGCCCTAGCGGGAGTGCTTGCCGCTGCGGTCGTTTGCACCTCGGCAGTTGCTGCCGAGCCGGCCGCCAAGCCCGCCCCTCCGGCCGCGCCCGAAGCAGTCGATAACCAGGACTTTTCGGCCGAGTTGCCCCGCCTGGCCCCGGTCGAGCCGGCCGACGCGATCAAGACGTTTCAACTCAAATCCGAGGTTCGCATCGAGCAAGTCGTCGCCGAGCCGCTGATTGCCAGCCCCGTGGCCGTCGCCTGGGACGAGAACTGCAACCTGTACGTCTGCGAAATGCGCGGCTACAGCGAAAAGCGCGACGAGAAGCTGTCGCGCATTCGCTGTTTGCACGACGACAACGGCGACGGGCGCTATGATCGGGCCGAAGTGTTCGCCGACAATCTGCTCTGGCCGACGGCGTTGGCCTGCTGGGACGGCGGGCTGTTCGTCGGCGACGCGCCGAACATTTACTACCTGAAAGACACCGACGGCGACGGCCGCGCCGACCGGCGCGAAGTGGTTTACACCGGCTTCGCGGTCACCAATGTGCAAGGGTTGCTGAACACGTTCCTGTGGACGTTCGACAACCGGATTCACGGCTCGGCCAGCAGCACCGGCGGCGAGATCACCCGGCCAGACGATCCCAAGTTCAAGGCGTTGAACCTGCGGGGACGTGATTTTGACTTCGATCCGCGCACACGCGACATCCGCGCCACCAGCGGCGGCGCGCAGCACGGAATGTCGTTCGATAACTTCGGCACGAAATTCGTTTCGTCCAATAGCGACCATATTCAGCAAGTGATGTTCGAGGACCGCTACGCCTCGCGGAACCCGTACCTGAGCGTGCCGAGCGCGCGGGTCTCGGTCGCCGCCGATGGTCCGCAGGCCGAAGTTTATCGGGCCAGTCCGGTCGAGCCGTGGCGCGTGGTGCGCACTCGGTTGCGCGTCTCGGGCGCTGTGAAGGGGGCCGTCGAAGGGGGCGGCCGGGCGGCGGGCTACTTCACCGGCGCGACGGGAGTGACGATCTACCGCGGCAGCATTCTGCCACCCGAGTTCGCTGGGCTGGCCATTGTGGCCGACGTCGGCAGCAACCTGGTCCATCGCAAGCGGCTCAGCCTCGAAGGGCTGCAATACAAAGCCGAGCGCATGGACCAGCAGAGCGAGTTGCTGACGTCGACCGACATTTGGTTTCGCCCCGTGCAATTCACCAACGGGCCCGAAGGGGCGCTGTATGTGATCGACATGTACCGCGAAATGATCGAGCACCCCGGCTCGATTCCCGAAGTGATCAAGAAGCATCTCGACACCAGCAGCGGCCAGGACCGCGGCCGGCTCTATCGAATTGTCCCGCCCGGCTTTAAGCCCGGGCCGCTCCCCAAGTTGGGCAAAGCGACGACCAACGAGTTGGTGAACTTGCTGGCGCACAAGAACGCCTGGCATCGCGAGACGGCGGCGCGGCTGCTCTATGAGCGGCAAGATAAGCAGGCCAGCCTGATGATCATCGCGTCATTGTTTGTCTCGGAAGACCCGGTTTACTCGATCCAGGGGATGTACACGCTGGCCGGGCTCGATCGGCTCGATCCATTCATTCTGATCAGCGGCATGATCAACAAGAACGAGCATGTCCGCCGGCATGCGATTCGCCTGTCGGAGGCGAAGTTCGCCAAGTCGCCCGAGTTGGCGGCCGCTATCCTGAAACTAGTTGACGACCCGAGCATGCTGGTGCGTTATCAATTGGCGTTCACGCTGGGCTATCTGCCAGCGACCGAGCGACGCGGGCCGCTGACCCAGTTGGCCAAGCGCGACGGTGGCGACCGCTGGATGCGAGTGGCGATTCAAAGTTCGTTGGCTGACGACGCCGCGCCGGTGCTGGCTGACTTGCTGGCCGACGCCGAGGTGCGCCAATCGACCGCCATTCGGCCCTTGCTGATCTCGCTGGCTACCCAGGTTTCGCGACGCAATCGGGCCGACGAGGTGGCGCTGGTCGCGAACGCTTTAAAGGCGGTTCCAGCGGGCGAACTGGCGATTGGCAAGGTGATTGCCCGCGGCATGATGGACGGTCGGGGCGGCGAAGCCCGCCGGCAGTTATTCGGCTCGGACGGCTCGACGCCTCTGATCGACATGCGCTCGACGCTGGCCGCCGCCTCGACGACGGCGCTTGATGCCAAGCTGGCGCTGGCCAAGCGGACCGAGGCGATCTCCTGGTTCTCGATGGGCGAACTGAGCGCGGCCCTGGCTATCGCGCCGCAACTGCTCGACAGTAAGCAACCTGCTGAAGTGCAGTTGGCGATGATCTCGGCCCTGGATGAGTTTCGCGAAGGGGAAGTCGCGCGGCCGGTGATCGCGCAATGGTCGGCCCTGAGTCCGCGCGTCAAATCGGCGGCGCTCGATATGCTGATGACGCGATCGGATCGTGTCGGCCTGCTGCTCGATGCGGTCGAGGCCGAGCAGTTCCCGGCGCACGAGATCGATCCAGCCCACGCGGCTCGCTTGATGAGCGGCAACGACCCGCGCAAGCGTCCCAAGGCGCAGCAGTTGTTAAGCGCCACCAAGGTCGCGCGCCGGCAGGACGTAGTCGACGCCTACCGTGGCGTGTTGAAAATGTCGGGCGATCCGGCCCGCGGCAAGCTGGTGTTCGGCAAGATCTGCGCCACGTGCCATCGTGCCGAGAACGTCGGCTTTGAAATCGGGCCAAACTTGTCGACGATGAAGTCGCGCGGGCCCGAGGCGATTCTGCTCAACGTCTTGGACCCCAGCCGCGAAGTGAACCCGCAGTTCGTGAACTACGTCTGCTTGACGACCGATGGACGGTCGCTGGCGGGCATGTTGGCCTCGGAAACCGCCACGAGCGTCACGCTGAAGCGGGCCGAGAATCAACAGGACACCGTGCTGCGGATCGACATCGACGAACTGCGCGGCACCGGCGCATCGATCATGCCCGAGGGGCTGGAAAAGCAGATCGACCAGCAATCAATGGCCGACGTGATCGCGTACATCATGCAGTTGCCGTAA
- a CDS encoding polyphosphate kinase 2 family protein — MRLSRCGNGPRHAWIAVLIWRDGGLSLGLHPLFCHSGEVPRVKTIEDLISACRVPPGKKIALKEYDPSWAGDKKIPKADRKATAKELLTEKVDALASAQELLYASDTYSVLIVLQAMDAAGKDGTIKHVMSGVNPQGCEVASFKHPSAEELDHNFLWRYSRFLPERGRIGIFNRSYYEEVLVVKVHPKLVTAQRIPAAKPNKEFWQARYEDINAFERHLIRNGTKIFKFFLNLSKEEQRKRFLERLDNPDKHWKFSPADLKERQYWDQYTNAYEDCLSATSSKDAPWHVIPADHKWVSRALVAAIISRGINSLGLTAPKVDDAKRKLLAEARKELEAEEE, encoded by the coding sequence ATGCGCCTAAGTCGTTGCGGAAATGGCCCTCGGCACGCGTGGATCGCTGTCTTGATTTGGCGCGACGGGGGACTTAGCCTGGGCCTGCACCCATTGTTTTGTCACTCTGGTGAGGTTCCGCGCGTGAAGACGATTGAAGATCTGATCTCGGCCTGCCGTGTGCCGCCCGGCAAGAAGATTGCGCTCAAGGAATACGACCCCAGTTGGGCCGGCGACAAGAAGATTCCCAAGGCCGACCGCAAGGCGACAGCCAAGGAGCTCCTGACCGAGAAGGTCGACGCGCTGGCTAGCGCGCAGGAGTTGCTCTACGCCTCGGACACGTATAGCGTCTTGATCGTGCTCCAGGCCATGGACGCGGCCGGCAAGGACGGCACGATCAAGCACGTGATGTCAGGGGTCAACCCTCAGGGTTGCGAAGTAGCCAGCTTCAAGCACCCTTCGGCCGAGGAGTTGGACCATAACTTCCTCTGGCGGTACTCGCGCTTTTTGCCCGAGCGCGGGCGAATCGGCATTTTCAACCGCTCGTACTACGAAGAAGTGCTGGTCGTGAAGGTCCACCCCAAACTGGTCACCGCCCAGCGAATTCCCGCCGCCAAGCCGAACAAAGAGTTCTGGCAAGCCCGCTACGAAGACATCAACGCCTTTGAGCGGCACCTGATCCGCAACGGGACGAAGATTTTCAAGTTCTTTCTGAACCTGTCCAAGGAAGAGCAGCGCAAGCGATTCCTCGAGCGGCTCGACAATCCGGACAAACATTGGAAGTTCTCGCCGGCCGATCTCAAGGAACGGCAGTACTGGGACCAGTACACCAACGCCTACGAGGACTGTCTGAGCGCCACCAGCAGCAAGGACGCCCCCTGGCACGTGATTCCCGCCGATCACAAGTGGGTCAGCCGCGCGCTGGTCGCGGCCATCATCAGTCGCGGGATCAATTCGCTGGGGCTGACGGCGCCCAAGGTGGACGACGCCAAGCGGAAGCTCCTGGCCGAGGCGCGCAAGGAACTCGAAGCCGAGGAAGAGTAA
- the gltX gene encoding glutamate--tRNA ligase, protein MARTRFAPSPTGYLHIGGVRTALFNWLFARKHGGQFLLRIDDTDQQRNVEAALAPILHGFRWLGIDWDEGPEVDGPHAPYFQSQRTDQYQAAVAKLLASGHAYRDFATPAEVQAEREAAEKEKRSFVYSRRWMAETEAAAQRFENEGRSGVVRLKMPREGTLVIDDQIRGQVSFEWTNEQDHVVQRADGSCLYHLASVVDDFDFQISHVIRAEEHLSNTPRQVFIAQSLGYPLPVYAHLPYVAEPGSKNKLSKRKLDKYLKNRDFAQVNEHGQAIARALGLSPSAETFNPVIVDFYEQVGYLPDAIINYLMLLGWSLDDKTEFLTRQQMVDNFSLERVNKAPASFDPKKLQSFQDHYYQQLPIKQKVAKMLPFLQRAGYVSDPPPCSVGPLLTQIVTAAGDRLKVSGDILFYGKLFLTDELEYDEAALQQRLGSPEAQALLRKFRDAIAEVQPFDTPTLEHAMHEFLAREGKKIGDMVHSLRLATTGQAIGPGIYDCLAILGRDKALARIDATLDKLGAVRS, encoded by the coding sequence ATGGCACGCACGCGGTTTGCCCCGAGCCCGACTGGTTATTTGCACATCGGGGGGGTGCGCACGGCCTTGTTCAACTGGCTGTTCGCGCGCAAACACGGCGGCCAGTTCCTGTTGCGCATTGACGACACCGATCAGCAGCGTAACGTCGAAGCCGCCCTCGCCCCCATTCTGCACGGCTTTCGCTGGCTGGGCATCGACTGGGACGAAGGCCCCGAGGTTGACGGCCCTCACGCCCCGTATTTCCAGTCACAACGCACCGACCAGTACCAGGCGGCCGTGGCCAAACTGCTCGCCTCGGGGCACGCCTATCGCGACTTTGCCACGCCGGCCGAGGTGCAAGCCGAGCGCGAAGCCGCCGAAAAGGAGAAGCGATCCTTCGTCTACAGCCGCCGCTGGATGGCCGAGACCGAGGCCGCGGCCCAACGGTTCGAGAACGAAGGGCGCTCGGGCGTCGTGCGACTGAAGATGCCGCGTGAAGGCACACTGGTGATTGACGACCAGATTCGCGGCCAGGTGTCGTTCGAGTGGACCAACGAGCAAGATCACGTCGTTCAGCGCGCCGACGGCAGTTGCCTGTATCACCTGGCCAGCGTGGTCGACGACTTTGACTTTCAGATCTCGCACGTGATTCGAGCCGAGGAGCACCTGTCGAACACGCCGCGGCAAGTGTTCATCGCCCAGTCGCTGGGCTATCCGTTGCCCGTCTACGCACACCTCCCCTACGTGGCCGAGCCGGGCAGCAAGAACAAGCTCAGCAAGCGGAAGCTCGACAAGTATCTGAAGAACCGTGACTTTGCCCAAGTGAACGAACACGGGCAGGCCATCGCGCGGGCGCTCGGGCTGTCCCCGTCGGCCGAGACGTTCAACCCGGTGATTGTCGACTTCTACGAGCAGGTGGGCTATCTGCCCGATGCGATTATCAACTACCTGATGCTGCTGGGCTGGTCGCTGGACGACAAGACCGAGTTCCTGACTCGGCAGCAAATGGTTGACAACTTTTCGCTCGAGCGGGTGAACAAGGCGCCGGCCAGCTTTGACCCCAAGAAGCTGCAATCGTTCCAGGACCATTACTATCAGCAATTGCCGATCAAGCAGAAGGTCGCCAAAATGCTGCCGTTTTTGCAGCGGGCCGGCTATGTCAGCGATCCGCCGCCGTGCAGCGTCGGGCCGTTGTTGACGCAAATCGTCACGGCGGCCGGCGACCGGTTGAAGGTCTCGGGGGACATTCTGTTCTACGGTAAGTTGTTTCTGACCGATGAACTGGAATACGACGAAGCGGCCCTGCAACAACGCTTGGGCTCGCCCGAGGCGCAAGCCCTGCTGCGCAAGTTCCGCGACGCAATCGCCGAGGTCCAGCCGTTCGACACGCCGACGCTGGAACACGCGATGCACGAGTTCCTGGCCCGCGAAGGAAAGAAGATCGGCGACATGGTTCACTCGTTGCGATTAGCGACGACGGGACAAGCGATCGGCCCGGGCATTTACGACTGTCTGGCGATCTTGGGGCGCGACAAGGCGCTCGCCCGCATCGACGCCACGCTCGACAAGTTGGGAGCGGTTCGCTCTTAG
- a CDS encoding glutamine--tRNA ligase/YqeY domain fusion protein: MSTEESARPQSVDFIRTIVNEHNASGRFQGRVHTRFPPEPNGYLHIGHAKSICLNFGIARDYGGKCNLRFDDTNPTKEEVEYVESIMADVRWLGFEWDGLYYASDYFQQLYDWAVQLIKAGKAYVCDLTGDQIREHRGTLTEPGKNSPYRDRPVAESLNLFERMKKGEFPDGSRTLRAKIDMASPNLNMRDPVMYRILHAHHHRTGDEWCIYAMYDWAHGQSDSLEKITHSICTLEFENHRPLYEWYIDALGLYKPQQIEFARLNLTYTVMSKRKLLELVKGNFVRGWDDPRMPTIAGIRRRGYPPEAIRAFCAQIGVTKQDGVIDLAVLENCVREDLNKRAPRVMAVLNPLKVTITNYPAGQVETLDAVNNPEDPSAGTRQVPFSGTIYVEQDDFREEAPKKFFRLAPGREVRLRWGYFITCNEVVKDSSGKVVELRCTYDPATRGGNAPDGRKVQGTIHWVSAAHAIDAEVRQYDHLFREPHPEDVPAGVDYKQNLNPESLVVLKGCKLEPSLAQASPAERYQFERLGYFWLDSVDSQPGALIFNRIVSLRDSWAKIEKQDGKK, from the coding sequence ATGAGCACGGAAGAATCGGCGCGTCCGCAGTCGGTCGACTTTATTCGGACGATCGTCAACGAGCACAACGCCAGCGGCCGCTTTCAGGGGCGCGTCCACACGCGGTTTCCGCCCGAGCCGAACGGCTATCTGCACATTGGCCATGCCAAGAGCATCTGCCTGAACTTTGGCATTGCCCGCGATTACGGCGGCAAGTGCAATTTGCGTTTCGACGACACCAATCCGACCAAGGAAGAAGTCGAATACGTCGAGTCGATCATGGCCGACGTCCGCTGGCTGGGCTTTGAATGGGACGGGCTCTACTACGCCAGCGACTACTTCCAGCAGCTTTACGATTGGGCCGTCCAACTGATCAAGGCGGGCAAGGCGTATGTCTGTGACCTGACCGGCGACCAGATTCGCGAGCATCGCGGCACCCTGACCGAGCCAGGCAAGAACAGCCCGTACCGCGATCGCCCGGTGGCTGAAAGCCTGAACCTGTTCGAGCGGATGAAGAAAGGGGAGTTCCCTGATGGCTCGCGGACGCTGCGCGCCAAGATCGACATGGCGTCGCCGAACTTGAACATGCGCGATCCGGTGATGTACCGCATTTTGCACGCCCATCACCACCGGACTGGCGACGAGTGGTGCATCTATGCCATGTACGACTGGGCGCACGGCCAGAGCGACTCGCTCGAGAAGATCACTCACTCGATCTGCACGCTCGAGTTCGAGAACCATCGCCCGTTGTACGAGTGGTACATCGACGCGCTCGGGCTCTACAAGCCGCAACAGATTGAGTTCGCCCGCTTGAACCTGACCTACACGGTGATGAGCAAGCGGAAGCTGCTCGAACTGGTCAAAGGGAACTTCGTCCGTGGCTGGGACGATCCGCGGATGCCGACGATTGCCGGCATTCGTCGTCGCGGCTATCCGCCCGAGGCGATCCGCGCGTTCTGTGCCCAGATCGGCGTCACCAAGCAAGACGGTGTGATCGATCTGGCGGTGCTCGAAAACTGTGTGCGCGAAGACCTCAACAAACGCGCCCCGCGCGTGATGGCCGTATTGAACCCGTTGAAGGTCACCATCACCAACTACCCGGCCGGGCAGGTCGAAACCCTGGACGCGGTGAACAACCCCGAAGATCCCAGCGCCGGCACGCGGCAGGTGCCGTTCTCGGGCACGATCTACGTCGAGCAGGACGACTTCCGCGAGGAAGCGCCCAAGAAGTTCTTCCGACTGGCGCCGGGGCGCGAAGTCCGCCTGCGGTGGGGCTACTTCATCACCTGCAACGAAGTGGTCAAGGACTCGTCGGGCAAGGTCGTCGAGCTGCGCTGCACCTACGACCCGGCCACGCGCGGCGGCAACGCCCCCGACGGCCGCAAGGTGCAGGGGACCATCCACTGGGTTTCGGCCGCCCATGCCATTGACGCCGAAGTGCGGCAGTACGACCACCTGTTCCGCGAGCCGCATCCCGAGGATGTGCCGGCCGGGGTCGATTACAAGCAGAACCTGAATCCCGAGTCGCTGGTGGTCTTGAAGGGTTGCAAGTTGGAACCCAGCCTGGCTCAGGCCAGCCCGGCAGAGCGCTACCAGTTCGAGCGACTGGGCTATTTCTGGCTCGATTCGGTCGATTCCCAGCCCGGGGCGTTGATCTTCAACCGGATCGTGTCATTGCGTGACAGTTGGGCTAAAATCGAAAAACAGGACGGAAAGAAGTAA
- a CDS encoding carbon starvation protein A, whose translation MNMLVVVVSSAVILTVAYFTYGRLLTRLFKLDATRPTPAVELRDDVDYEPIEPKFLLSQHFSAIAAAGPVVGPILAGLMFGWVPALCWILVGSIFIGGVHDMAALTASIRHKARSIAEVVRDHMSQRSYVLFLLFVWIALIYIIVAFTDITASAFIRDQVIENGVTVRGAGIATSSMFYLVLPVIMGLLLRYTKLSLNLATVIFLPLVGVAIWAGQQIPFDLTAILNVQPAVAHKVWDVALLFYCLIAAVVPVWALLQPRGHLGGYFLYVALAAGAIGLIAGGNEIKYPAFLGWDVLNAKGETRSIFPILFITIACGACSGFHSLIASGTTSKQLSRETDARTIGYGAMLLEAMVAIVSLCCVMMFAQGAPELGGAKPSPDHIYSQGIGNFVSVMYIPKAFGISFALMAFTTFVYDTLDVCTRLGRYIIQELTGMQGSVGRWLGTGLTAGIPVFFLLRHPSDSPQPVWRLFWDLFGASNQLLAALTLMGITVWLWRTRRAAWVWLVTGLPAAFMYTMSTWALYDMTWRQFRVDGAFVAPSDPIPWIGLVLLALAALMLVEAVIAVLGSRGDDDRSSRETLPATSAAS comes from the coding sequence ATGAATATGCTCGTCGTTGTCGTCTCGTCGGCTGTCATCTTGACGGTCGCTTACTTCACCTACGGCCGATTGTTGACGCGGCTGTTCAAGCTGGACGCCACGCGCCCGACGCCGGCGGTCGAGCTGCGCGATGACGTCGACTACGAGCCGATCGAGCCGAAGTTTCTGCTCTCGCAACACTTCTCGGCCATCGCGGCCGCGGGGCCGGTCGTGGGGCCGATTCTGGCGGGCTTGATGTTCGGCTGGGTGCCGGCCCTGTGTTGGATCTTGGTTGGCTCGATCTTCATCGGCGGCGTGCATGACATGGCGGCGCTGACCGCCTCGATTCGTCACAAGGCTCGCTCGATCGCCGAAGTGGTCCGCGACCACATGAGCCAGCGCTCGTACGTGCTGTTCCTATTGTTCGTTTGGATTGCGCTGATCTACATCATTGTCGCCTTCACCGACATCACGGCCTCGGCGTTCATCCGCGACCAGGTGATCGAGAACGGCGTCACCGTGCGCGGCGCCGGTATCGCCACCTCGTCGATGTTCTATCTGGTGCTGCCGGTCATCATGGGCTTGCTGCTCCGTTACACGAAGCTCTCGCTCAACCTGGCCACGGTCATCTTCTTGCCGCTGGTCGGCGTGGCGATCTGGGCGGGTCAGCAAATCCCCTTTGACCTGACAGCCATCTTGAACGTCCAGCCCGCCGTGGCTCACAAGGTGTGGGACGTCGCGCTGTTGTTCTACTGCCTGATTGCCGCCGTCGTGCCGGTCTGGGCGCTGCTGCAGCCGCGCGGGCACCTGGGCGGCTACTTCCTGTACGTGGCGCTAGCGGCTGGGGCGATTGGCCTGATCGCCGGCGGCAACGAGATCAAATATCCGGCTTTCCTGGGTTGGGACGTACTGAACGCCAAGGGAGAAACCCGCAGCATCTTCCCGATTCTGTTCATCACCATCGCCTGCGGGGCTTGCTCGGGCTTTCACTCGCTGATTGCCTCGGGCACGACCAGCAAGCAGCTCTCGCGCGAGACCGACGCGCGAACGATCGGCTATGGGGCCATGCTGCTCGAAGCGATGGTGGCCATTGTGTCGTTGTGCTGCGTGATGATGTTCGCTCAGGGCGCGCCCGAGTTGGGCGGCGCCAAGCCGTCGCCCGATCATATCTACTCGCAAGGCATCGGCAATTTCGTTTCGGTGATGTACATCCCCAAGGCGTTCGGCATTTCGTTCGCCCTGATGGCGTTCACCACCTTCGTCTACGACACGCTCGATGTTTGCACGCGACTGGGCCGGTACATCATCCAGGAACTGACGGGCATGCAAGGGAGCGTGGGCCGCTGGCTGGGCACCGGGCTGACGGCCGGCATTCCGGTCTTCTTCCTGCTGCGTCATCCCAGCGATTCGCCGCAGCCGGTCTGGCGCTTGTTCTGGGATCTGTTCGGGGCGAGCAATCAGTTGCTGGCGGCGCTGACCTTGATGGGCATCACCGTTTGGCTCTGGCGCACGCGCCGGGCCGCTTGGGTTTGGCTGGTGACGGGTCTGCCGGCCGCGTTCATGTACACGATGAGCACCTGGGCCCTGTACGACATGACCTGGCGGCAATTCCGCGTCGACGGCGCGTTCGTCGCCCCCAGCGATCCAATCCCTTGGATCGGGCTGGTGCTGCTGGCCCTGGCGGCGCTGATGCTCGTCGAAGCCGTGATCGCGGTCCTCGGCTCCCGTGGCGACGACGATCGGAGCAGCCGCGAGACGCTGCCAGCGACCAGCGCTGCGTCGTAA
- a CDS encoding glycosyltransferase family 39 protein, with the protein MNVRWHVPCLYLVSALVYFTCLGSTTFWDEDETIYGTIVHEMRERGDVIVPTFNARPATDKPPLFYWLCMASCQALGENEFAMRLVSALCALATTLLMYDLGKRLYNARASFWGALALLGSLNWALSARAATIDALLVLLCALTMYVFYRAGGLTQAAISWRASALMYGVMGVATLAKGPVGFVLPTLALMILKLWQRAADDNAAPRNWRARIVALLKAVSPARVWSVGWALRPLTAIGMIVLVAGPWFVLVGIATDGAWLRGFFGEHNFQRFVSPNYNHSGSVFYHLIGVMVGMFPWSILLPLALVRQAGRVARRDVARGADMFLLSWAAAYVVFFSLSSTKLPNYVLPAYLPLALTIGVLVDRWLGQAAEVDLAWKRFGMHALAIGGAVFCVVLLGVAQVVMKTDYQIALVGLIPVAGGLIAFELCTRKYQQAGLAVFAVASTLFIIVAFTFVAQTVNRHHTGPQLARDWRAAAGPEAKLVAFRHLDSSHVYYAGSQIPEYFTVPEIVQYLAEHPGAYVLTKEEEADAIAVALPEGMRVVDRRRRFLRPGELVLFGPEKDTSVRAATASTARR; encoded by the coding sequence ATGAACGTTCGCTGGCACGTCCCGTGTCTGTACCTGGTATCGGCCCTGGTCTATTTCACCTGCCTGGGGAGCACCACGTTCTGGGACGAGGACGAAACGATCTACGGCACCATCGTGCATGAGATGCGCGAGCGGGGCGACGTGATCGTGCCGACGTTCAATGCCCGTCCGGCTACCGACAAGCCGCCGTTGTTCTACTGGCTGTGCATGGCCTCGTGCCAGGCCTTGGGCGAGAACGAGTTCGCCATGCGGCTCGTGTCGGCGCTGTGCGCTTTGGCGACGACCCTGTTGATGTACGACCTAGGCAAACGGTTGTACAACGCTCGGGCGTCGTTCTGGGGGGCGCTCGCGCTGTTGGGAAGCTTAAACTGGGCGCTGTCGGCGCGAGCGGCGACGATCGACGCGCTGTTGGTGCTGTTGTGCGCCTTGACGATGTACGTGTTCTATCGCGCCGGCGGGTTGACCCAGGCGGCGATTTCCTGGCGGGCGAGCGCCCTGATGTACGGCGTGATGGGCGTCGCCACTTTGGCCAAGGGGCCGGTCGGGTTCGTGCTGCCGACGCTGGCGCTGATGATCCTGAAGCTCTGGCAGCGCGCCGCCGATGACAATGCCGCGCCGCGGAATTGGCGCGCACGCATCGTGGCGCTGCTGAAGGCCGTTTCGCCGGCCCGCGTGTGGAGCGTCGGCTGGGCGCTTAGGCCGTTGACGGCCATTGGCATGATCGTACTGGTGGCCGGGCCGTGGTTCGTCTTGGTGGGCATCGCCACTGACGGTGCCTGGCTACGGGGCTTTTTCGGCGAACACAATTTTCAGCGCTTCGTGTCCCCCAATTACAACCACTCGGGCTCGGTGTTTTATCACCTGATCGGCGTGATGGTCGGGATGTTCCCCTGGTCGATTCTGTTGCCGCTGGCCCTGGTGCGCCAGGCAGGTCGCGTGGCCCGGCGCGACGTGGCCCGCGGGGCCGATATGTTCCTGCTGAGTTGGGCCGCCGCGTACGTGGTCTTCTTTTCGTTGTCGAGCACCAAGTTGCCCAATTACGTGCTGCCGGCCTATTTGCCGCTGGCCCTGACGATTGGCGTGCTGGTCGATCGCTGGCTGGGGCAAGCGGCCGAGGTGGATTTGGCCTGGAAGCGATTCGGCATGCACGCCCTGGCGATTGGCGGGGCGGTGTTTTGCGTGGTCCTGCTGGGCGTGGCTCAGGTGGTGATGAAGACCGATTACCAGATTGCGCTCGTCGGCTTGATTCCCGTGGCCGGCGGGTTGATTGCCTTTGAACTGTGTACCCGCAAGTACCAGCAAGCAGGCCTGGCGGTGTTCGCCGTGGCGTCGACGTTGTTTATCATCGTGGCGTTCACGTTCGTAGCCCAGACCGTCAATCGCCATCACACCGGCCCGCAGCTTGCTCGCGATTGGCGCGCGGCGGCCGGCCCCGAGGCCAAACTGGTCGCCTTCCGGCACCTGGATTCGAGCCACGTCTATTACGCGGGGAGCCAGATACCCGAGTATTTCACGGTGCCCGAGATCGTGCAGTATCTGGCCGAGCACCCGGGCGCGTACGTGCTGACCAAGGAAGAAGAAGCCGACGCCATTGCCGTGGCCCTCCCCGAGGGGATGCGCGTCGTCGACCGCCGCCGGCGGTTTCTGCGCCCGGGCGAGTTGGTGTTGTTCGGGCCTGAGAAAGATACGAGCGTGCGAGCGGCGACAGCGAGCACGGCGCGACGGTGA